From Gouania willdenowi chromosome 18, fGouWil2.1, whole genome shotgun sequence, one genomic window encodes:
- the msantd1 gene encoding myb/SANT-like DNA-binding domain-containing protein 1, translating to MAAEDAFSYLIPAGHSEKHRRAPNWTDGEMKALLYVWEEHHNDLKTSKRNAKVYEKMSQRFYQLTGEQRFKEEIKMKITNMSFQYRRLRASVGDAGGSPDWPYYKPIEKILSKPVENGRGNSVEFKVLTSGPSTSALPTDNLAAHSEEGMVGFLPEYTGSSDELDIKQEVDSLISDTENSQASSSHPTTARKRDTNMNLSLKRKKLRIMQSMLQQQKKSSRAIEETCREVRRVMQQQNLLQVQCLQLQERMMNLLERMIQPPANMAAVLAQGGHSDPGKP from the exons ATGGCAGCAGAAGATGCTTTCAGCTACCTGATACCAGCAGGCCACAGTGAGAAACACCGGCGGGCCCCGAACTGGACCGACGGCGAAATGAAAGCCCTCCTGTACGTGTGGGAAGAACATCACAACGACCTGAAAACTAGCAAAAGGAACGCCAAGGTTTATGAGAAGATGTCCCAGAGGTTCTACCAGCTGACTGGAGAGCAGAGGTTCAAAGAGGAGATCAAGATGAAAATCACCAACATGTCCTTCCAATACAG GCGACTGAGGGCCTCCGTTGGAGATGCCGGTGGATCACCAGACTGGCCCTATTACAAACCCATTGAGAAGATACTCTCGAAACCAGTGGAGAATGGCAGGGGGAACTCGGTGGAGTTTAAGGTTCTCACGTCCGGGCCTTCCACCTCTGCCTTGCCCACGGACAACCTGGCAGCTCACTCTGAGGAGGGGATGGTTGGATTCCTGCCAGAGTACACAGGCTCCTCAGATGAACTGGACATCAAACAAGAGGTGGACTCTTTAATCTCGGACACTGAAAACTCGCAGGCCTCCAG CTCCCACCCCACCACAGCCAGGAAGAGAGACACCAACATGAACCTTTccctaaaaagaaagaaactgcGTATCATGCAGTCAATGctgcagcagcagaaaaagtccAGCCGGGCCATCGAGGAGACGTGCAGGGAGGTGCGTCGAGTCATGCAGCAGCAGAACCTCCTGCAGGTCCAGTGTCTGCAGTTGCAGGAACGCATGATGAACCTTCTGGAGAGGATGATCCAGCCTCCTGCCAACATGGCGGCGGTGCTCGCTCAAGGCGGACACAGCGATCCAGGAAAACCATGA